From the Pirellulales bacterium genome, the window TTGCTCAGCCCAAATAACATTCGTTCCGAGAAATGGAACGAATGTGGCACCGCTGTCGAGTCCCAAGAATTCAACTGGATATGTTGAAAAAAAGCACTTGCGCCCTTAGCTAGCTAGTTCCCATCGACTATTCGGTCACGATTTGCCCAATTGGGCTTTTTCAACAGCCTCGCGTGATTGATGGGACGGGCTGAGCGCGCCGGAAAGCGATTTGTCCTGGTAAAACCAACGAGAACATGTCACGAGGGCTTCGACGGGGCGTATCATGAGGTAGCTCCGATCCGTCGCTGTTTCTGAGCGGCGTGTGGATGGTTCCCGAATCCACGCCTTGGATGGGATGAAGTATGTTGATAAGACGCTTGGCGATCCTGTCGCTCGTCGCACTGGGCATACACCTGGTTCCGAGCTCACCGCAGGCGCTGGCCCAACAAGACCGCATCGCCACAGCGAAGCGCGAAACCCAGCAGTTCACCGACCTTCGCACCGCGGGCAAGCTGGATGAGGCCGAAAAATACATCAAAGGCCTGATCGAAAGATACCGCCGGGCCGGCGATTCCCAGCTCCAGTGGTTTCTTACCTACCACCTCGCCGACTTGTACTTACAACAGGACCGTAGCCCCGAGGCATTGCCGCTGGCCGAGGCGGCGGCACCGGGCTGTATTGAGCATTGGGGTCCCAAGCATCCTATTGCCGGCAGCGCGCTCACCCTACTGGGGCGAGTCTACAGCGACCAACTGCGGTTGAATGAAGCGCTCGCGCTCTACCAGCGGGCCCGAGAGATTGCTGTCGCCACAAATGGCCCGAATAGCAAGCAAGTGATTCACATCGACGGTTTTATTTCGAGCGACTTGGCGCATTTGGGACGGTATCAAGAAGCGGAACGCCTCCGCTTACGAACACTCGCGTGGGAAAGGCAACAAAGCAAAGGCCGAGCCACCGTGGGGATAGGCGTCGAGCTCCACAACCTGGCAAACCTTTATTACAAGCAGGCCCGGCACAAGGATGCCGAAGCATTGCTCTTGGAAGCATGCAAGGTTTACGAGCAAGCCGGTTTGGCGAAAAGCTTGTATAGCGCCAAGGCACTCAACCTGTTGGGTGACGTCAATCAGGCGATGAATCGCTACGCCGAGGCGGTAGGCTATTTCCAGCAATCCCACGAATTGTTTGTTCAATTGCTGGGTCCTGAACACCCGCAGGCTGCGATCCAAGGTGCGCTGGCCGACTGCTACAGCTTCCTGGGCAAGCACGCCGAGGCCGCCGCAATCTTCGAGCAGTCTTTGAAATCTGCCGAAGCTTATTATGGCGCCGACAGCACGCAGGTCTACGACATCAAGCACTCGATGTTGACGCTGTACTTTTTGCAAGAAAAGTATGACATGGCCGAACAGCTCTCCAGTGAGCTGGTGAACTATGCCGATCGCCCGCAGGTTCCCCGCCAAGTTCTGGTGCGTGCGCTTGCCATCCGAGCGCTTGCCGCCCGCCGTCTGAACAAGCTCGACGACGCTTGCCGCTTCGACGCCCGAGCCGTGGAACTATCGGAGGAGGAGATCGCCACCTTGTCCGGTGGCGAGCAACAGTGGGCTGAGTCGATGTCGGCCGGCTACTACCGTTACAGTTGCGCCGCCATTGATCATTTGAGAATCAAAAAAATTGCCGAGGGCTTTGCCTTTAGCGAGCGCGGCCGTGGTCGCACGTTGATCGACCAGATGGCGCTGGGGCACGTCGACCTGTATGCCGGGATGCCGGCCGAGCAAGCCCGACGACTTCGCGCGGGCTACGACAAGTTGCAAAACCAAACCACGGACCTCGAACGCCGCGTTAGGGCCGTGGCTGATCAAAGTGATCTTTCCGCCGACGAGAAACGTGGACAACTAGGGCTGCTTGGCGCGCAACTGCAAGCGTCGCGCAAGGAACAAGCCGTGGCGTACTCGTACATCCGCAACGAAAGTCCGGCGCTGCGCCGTATTACAGGCCAGAACTTCACCGGCGTATCGCTCGCCGACATGCAATCCTATCTCAAACGCGAGGAGGCCCTTCTGCTGTATTACGTGGTGGCTCCGGACGAGATTGCGCTCATGGTCTGCGATGGCGAAGAACAGGTCGGTCTGTTTCGGCTCACACCACCGGACTTGGACGAAAGCAACGCGTTTGGCACGAAAGCTGTCGCAGAGCTGTTGGTCAACGCTGATCAGACGGGGGCGGTACAGTTGCTGGCCGATCCCACGTCGGAGCAAGCCTTCATTCCCAAGCTGAGTGCCCTGGCAAAGCTTCTCATCCCCGACGAGGTTCAGGCCGCCCTTCGTGAGAAACAATATCGTCGGCTACTGATCGTGCCCGACGGCCCGCTGTCGATGCTGCCGTTCGAGGCGCTGGTGCTGGAAGAAGCACCACGGACTGAATATCTGCTGGATATTGCACCGCCGATCAGTTACACGCTGTCGGCGACCATCTTGATGAACCTGCAAGAGCGGCCCGCCGTTGAAATCCCTGCCGATCGCGATCCGGTTTTAGCGATTGGGGACCCGGCCTATGGCGAGAGTCATGGTGCGCAAAGCGAACGAGTTGCCGCGCTCGATGACACCTTCCGTCGTCGCGGTGGTCGATTATTGCGATTACCTTATTCTGGGCTGGAAGCGACCTGGGTGGCCGAAACCTTTAAGAAGCATGGCATGAAGGCCAGTGTGCTCCGTGATCGCTCGGCCACCGAAGCCGCGGTCCGCGCGCATGCGCCCAACCGACGGATTGTGCACATGGCCTGTCACGGCTTGGCCGACGACGAAACGGGCAATTTCTTCGGCGCGCTGGCGCTGGCCCCAGGCCGCGCAGCAAGATCTAATCCCCGCGATGACGGCTTCCTCACATTGACCGAGTTGTACGAACTTGACCTGCGGGCCTGCGAGCTGGCGATTCTAAGCGCCTGCCAGACCAACTACGGCCCTCAGCATGGCGGGGAAGGTATCTGGGCCTTGTCGCGCAGCTTTTTGGTTGCGGGCTCGCGGCGGGTCGTTGCCAGCAACTGGCTGGTCGATGACAAGGCGGGCGCTAGTCTTATCAGTTACTTTTGTGGCGCGCTCGTCAAACAGCCGAAAAATGAGACCGACTATGCCCAAGCCCTCATGGAAGCCAAGCGTTGGACGCGTGGACAAACCCAATGGGGACATCCCTATTTTTGGGCGACATTCGTGCTGATCGGGCCACGTTGACTGGGATTGCGACACCTCGATCATATCCTGCACTTTTCCAAGACCTCGCTCGGGCACTTTGATTTACGAGAATCCCATCTAACCACCGTTTTATGGTTTCTGAGACGCATCTCCGCGCGCTGCTACGGGAGCGCATGGTGCCGTTGGCCCGCCGGACGGCAGGCCCTTGCCGGGCAGCCAGAACGATCCTAATATTCGCTTAAGCAGATATGACACCCAAAGCCGCAATTTCTGTCGATCAGACGTTTCGCGCCTTCGCCGACCCCACGCGGCTGCGCATCTTGCATCTGTTGCGCGGCGGCGAACTATGTGTTTGCGACCTGGTCGACGTGTTGGAACTGCCCCAGCCGAAGGTTTCGCGGCACCTGGCTTACCTGCGTCGCGCGGGGTTGGTCACCGCGCGCAAGGACCGTTACTGGAGCTATTACGAATTGGCCGCGCCGCGCGGAGAACTTCATCGGCGGCTCTTGGAGTGCCTGTCGTGCTGCTTTCAGGATGTTTCTGAACTAGCCAAGGATTCCAAGCGTCTCGCCGTGCTCTCGCGCTGCTGCCGATAGAGTTTTTTTGCCCAACTGTATTCGGATGCGCGAATACAGTTTTCCTTACCTGCGACACGAAAGGAACTCCTCCCATGTCCATGGAAAAGCTCGTACAAGCGAAGTATGCCGAGGTGGCGCAGAGCGGACTGTCGACGGCCCATGATGGGGTGCGCGCCGTGGCCGAGGCGTTTGGCTACTGCGCAGAGCAACTGGCCGCGATCCCGGCCGAGGCCAACATGGGGCTTTCGTGCGGCAACCCGACGGCGTTCGCAAGTCTGCGCCCTGGTGAAACCGTGGTCGATCTGGGCTGCGGTGGTGGGCTCGACGTGCTGTTGGCCGCGCGCAAGGTAGGGCCGCAAGGCAAGGTGATCGGCATTGACATGACGCCGGAAATGCTGGCTTTGGCCCAGAAGAACGCCGCGCGGCAAGGAACTGCAAATGTCGAGTTTCACTTGACCACCATCGATCGCTTGCCGCTCGCCGATGCGTCGGTCGATTGCGTAATCAGCAACTGCGTCATCAACCTGGCGAGCGACAAGCGCGCGGTGTTTCGCGAGATGGCCCGCGTGCTCAAGCCCGGTGGACGGTTGGCCGTGAGCGACATCGCGCTCAAGCAACCGCTGCCTGCGGAGGTGGGAGAGAACTTGCTGGCCTATGTTGGCTGCATTGCCGGCGCGATCGCCATGGAGGAATACCAGGCGGGTCTGACCGACGCGGGATTCAAAGAGGTCGCCATCATCGATTCAGGCAGCGATCTCAATGCGTACGCGCAGGTCGAGTCGCAAGCCGCGTGCTGTTCGCCGGCGATGAATTCCCAGTTGCCTGTCGTTGAACGTGGCACGACAAGACTGCATACCGAGATGCGCGAACTATTGAGTCGGTACAACGCGAACGACTACGCCGCCAGCGTGAGGGTGTACGCCATCAAGCCGTAGAGCGACGACTCGGCCGACGACCTGCAGAAGCAGGTCGAGTACCTCAAGGCGGAGAACGAAATGCTGCGGAAGCGCGTTCCCAAAAAAGCATATCTTCCTGAAGGCGGACGAACGGGCGATCCTGCTTAAGCTGGGCCAGGGACTCGGCCCGGCGATTCGGCGCCTCATCACGATCGTCGACTACTCGACGTACCGCTGCTGGGTCCGCAAAGCAGAGCCGCGGAACGTGAAGCCCGTCGATCCTCGGGCGCCGAACTTGAACGCCTTCATCGAGCGATGGATCCAAAGTCTGAAGCACGAAGCGCTCAACGCGTTCGTTGTCTTCGGTCTGGCACATTTCGACCGCATCGTCCGTGAGTTCGTCGACTGCTAAAACGACTGCCGCCCGCATCAAGGGATCGGCAACCGGCTGATTGGTTCCGATGACTCCGAACTGCTTCCAGTGATTGACGACGTCCAGCAACTCGCGTGCGAGTCGCGCCTCGGCGGACTGCTGAAGACCAATCGTCGCGCCGCCTGACGCCGACCAATACAATCCGACCGCACGTTGGCGGTGCGCACCGATCTCGCGGATTGGCAATTCTGAACCGGAATTTCGGCCGGCCGCCGCCATGCCGCCAACGCCAAGCGATCGAGAATCACGGCACAACTCAGCGCGACAAGGGTCAAACACGCTATGGTATTCTCTTTGTACAGGACGGCCCACCGCGACCTTCACTTTGTACAGGACGACAACGAAGCCACTCCGGTCGATAAACCCGCCAACACTAGCGCTACACCTACACTTCTAAACCAGAAATGGGACCAAAAAAAACTGGGCATACGGTCAACGTTGATAAAACGTTGCATCACGACTGTGCTTATAGAAATCGCGGCATCTGTAAAAATGACATTCATCACCCCTGCTATCGCTGTCAGAAGTGAAATGCCAATAAATACACATAACTCGCTTGTGCTCATGTCCATGTGTGACAACCCTCTAAATTTATTGCACCGCCAACGCCGGGCCCCACTCCACCGCCCCCCGAAACACCACCAAGGCATACCCGTAACTCCACCCCAAGCCTGGATCTAATTTACTGAAAAACGGTTGCACTATCGCTCCGAGCGGAACTAGTACTACAGCGCTAAGTTGGTGTTGGTGGAGGCGGCGTGATCGGCGAGACTGGTGTTCGGTTGGAGTACGAACTTCTTGACCCCACCCAGGAAAACCCGGCATGGACGCCGCCTCGATACGTCGTTTGAAACCGAAATTGTTCAAGTACCTCGGGGAGTACGGCGATTGCTCTGGTCGTTCGGACACGCGTGGGCACTTGACGACCTACGTCGAGGGTCAATTGTCGAAACTCGATCGCAAGAGCGTCGAACCGATCACGCTGGTCCCAATTGTACCTCTCGACGACCACCCCCGTGGCGGTGACCCGCTTCTCGGTCAACCTTCCCTGGTTGTCGTAGGCGTAGGTGTGCGTGCCATCCGAGTCGAGACGATTCTGCGCGCCGGGCACGTAGCTCGCCGAACCGTTGCCGGCGGCCGGCGTGTTGACCATGCCGGTCAGCCGATGCGCCGTATCGTAGGAATAGGCGCTTTCAACGACCAGGTTGGCCGAGCCGCCTGCCAGCGCCTTGTAGCGCGCGAGTTGGTCGAGGTTGAGGACTGGCAAGCGCTCGGCGACGAGCGCAAAAAAACGGGGGCCTCTGACGTGCCACTTCCGCATTGGCTTCGGACGGATGGCCAGGGGCAGTTAACCATCGCGCCAGTTGTCGTCAGAGGCCCCACGGGCCAGTCAGGTTGTCACTCCCGCGATTAGCAAGTGTGTGCGTTGATAAAGCATCCGGCGTGCCCAAGTGGAGTCTCAATTTGAAAACCGTGCTTTGACTCGCTCCCAAGTCGCTGACTGTCAACGATTTTCGTAAAATCGCCAAATCTCCAGATTCGCAAGCTGCTAGCAGAGCCCCCCTCGCAGGTGCGTGGCGCTTTGCAACAACTGAACTGTTCTTAAGCGCGCTATCTTTGAACGCCCGCTCAAAAGTGGCACGTCGGGTCCGCCAAGCTCTCAAAGTGAGACGCGAATGCAGTGATTACTGTCGGTTGCGTGAATTTGGGGGTTTGGATAGTAGTTTGAATTGAGGAAAGCCGCTCTGCCTTGCTTTCCCCTCGCCGCCAGCGCGGCTAGGCTGCTGCGGCACGCAAAATCACTACCCAGGATGCGATTCCAGAATATTGCAATTGGGCAATCTTTGCGTTGTAAGTATCGAACAGGCCTCAAGATCAGGGATGAAAACAGTGCCAAACGCCGTTGCTCAAGTCGGTTCGTATCGATGCGGCGGCGGCCAGCCGCTGTTGCTGATCGCCGGTCCTTGCGTGCTGGAAAGCAAGGACTTGTCGCTCACGATTGCCGAGCGATTGAAGACGTTGACCGCTCGGTTGCCGCTGCAATTGGTCTTCAAGGCCTCGTTCGACAAGGCAAACCGCACTAGCAAGGCGTCGTATCGCGGGCTCGGACTGGACGAAGGACTGCGGATTTTGGCCGAGGTTCGGGACGCGACCGGGCTGCCGGTCACCACCGACATCCACGAGTCGCAACAGGCGGCGCCGGCGGCCGAGGTGTGCGATTTGTTGCAGATTCCGGCGTTTTTATGTCGTCAAACCGACCTGTTGGTGGCAGCGGCGCGAACCGGTAAAGCGGTCAACGTGAAAAAGGCGCAGTTTTTGGCCCCCTGGGATATGAAGCACGTCGTGGCCAAACTGGAACAAGCCGGCTGTAAGAATGTCTTGCTCTGCGAACGGGGGACGTTCTTTGGCTATGGCCGACTGGTGAACGACATGCGGGCGATCCCGCAGATGCAAAGTCTGGGCGTGCCCGTGATCTTCGACGCCACTCACAGCGTACAAGAACCAGGGGGGCTTGGTGGTTCGACGGGGGGCAATCGCGCGATGGTTGAGCCATTGGCCCGCGCGGCGACCGTAATTGGCGCCGACGGACTGTTTTTTGAGACGCATCCTGATCCCGACCGTTCGCCGAGCGACGGTCCCAACATGGTTCCGCTCGACGCCTTCGGCCCGCTGCTGGAGCGGATCGTCGCGCTGCGTCGCGCGGTGGAGAGTTTTGGTGCTTGATTTGGCGCGAAGTTGGCGACGAAAACCTCTGGGTCTGATGGGGCTGGCGCTGTTGCTGGGAACAATCGGGTGCGGCGATAGCTCGCCTCCCACCGCGCCGGCGGCTGGATCGGTCAATCCGCTGGCGAGCGATTCGACCTGGAAGCAAGAGATCTTCGAGAACGCCGTCGACAACTTGCATCAGCTCGACGAGTTCCAGCCGCAACAAATGCTGGAACGCGTGATCGAGCAACTCAATCAATCGGTCGATTGGAAGCGCGCGGTCGATTGGCGGCCCGATCCGATGCTGGCGGCGCTACCGGAGACGGTGCGTCAGATGCAACTGATGACCTTGCTGGAAGACGCGCGGCTGACCCGGCTTGACGCGTTTCATCTGCAAGAGACGGTGGCGCTGCAGGACGTGTCGCGCCTGGCCATTCACGGAGTGACCGACGACTTGGAGCGTGCCACGCTCTTGTTCGATTGGACGATCCGCAACGTGCCGCTCGCCACGGCGGGCGAACTGGGGAGCGACGCCGCTGGCCAGGCCGTGCGATCGAACCATCTGCCGTACGAAACGCTGTTCTTCGGCCGCGGCGACATTATGGATCGCGCGTGGCTGTTTGTGCTGCTGTGTCGGCAGCAAGGGCTCGACGCCGCGGTGCTGGCGATCCCGGGGGTGGAGGGACAGCCGGCGCGTCCTTGGGCGGTGGGGGTGGCGATCGACAAAAAGCTCTACTTGTTCGATCCTGGCCTGGGCCTGCCGATTGACAAGGCCGATGGAACTGTGGCGACATTGGAGGAGGTGGCGGCCGACGATTCGATCTTGCGGCGGTTCGATCTGGACGCTGAGCATCCCTATCCGGTCACCGCAGCCGACGTGTCAACCTTGATCGCGCTGGTCGACGCCTCGCCCGGTTACTTGTCGCGGCGGATGAAGGTGCTGGAGACAAAGCTGACGGGCGATCGAAAGGTGGTGCTGACCACGCG encodes:
- a CDS encoding CHAT domain-containing protein, which translates into the protein MAILSLVALGIHLVPSSPQALAQQDRIATAKRETQQFTDLRTAGKLDEAEKYIKGLIERYRRAGDSQLQWFLTYHLADLYLQQDRSPEALPLAEAAAPGCIEHWGPKHPIAGSALTLLGRVYSDQLRLNEALALYQRAREIAVATNGPNSKQVIHIDGFISSDLAHLGRYQEAERLRLRTLAWERQQSKGRATVGIGVELHNLANLYYKQARHKDAEALLLEACKVYEQAGLAKSLYSAKALNLLGDVNQAMNRYAEAVGYFQQSHELFVQLLGPEHPQAAIQGALADCYSFLGKHAEAAAIFEQSLKSAEAYYGADSTQVYDIKHSMLTLYFLQEKYDMAEQLSSELVNYADRPQVPRQVLVRALAIRALAARRLNKLDDACRFDARAVELSEEEIATLSGGEQQWAESMSAGYYRYSCAAIDHLRIKKIAEGFAFSERGRGRTLIDQMALGHVDLYAGMPAEQARRLRAGYDKLQNQTTDLERRVRAVADQSDLSADEKRGQLGLLGAQLQASRKEQAVAYSYIRNESPALRRITGQNFTGVSLADMQSYLKREEALLLYYVVAPDEIALMVCDGEEQVGLFRLTPPDLDESNAFGTKAVAELLVNADQTGAVQLLADPTSEQAFIPKLSALAKLLIPDEVQAALREKQYRRLLIVPDGPLSMLPFEALVLEEAPRTEYLLDIAPPISYTLSATILMNLQERPAVEIPADRDPVLAIGDPAYGESHGAQSERVAALDDTFRRRGGRLLRLPYSGLEATWVAETFKKHGMKASVLRDRSATEAAVRAHAPNRRIVHMACHGLADDETGNFFGALALAPGRAARSNPRDDGFLTLTELYELDLRACELAILSACQTNYGPQHGGEGIWALSRSFLVAGSRRVVASNWLVDDKAGASLISYFCGALVKQPKNETDYAQALMEAKRWTRGQTQWGHPYFWATFVLIGPR
- a CDS encoding metalloregulator ArsR/SmtB family transcription factor, whose translation is MTPKAAISVDQTFRAFADPTRLRILHLLRGGELCVCDLVDVLELPQPKVSRHLAYLRRAGLVTARKDRYWSYYELAAPRGELHRRLLECLSCCFQDVSELAKDSKRLAVLSRCCR
- the arsM gene encoding arsenite methyltransferase; translation: MSMEKLVQAKYAEVAQSGLSTAHDGVRAVAEAFGYCAEQLAAIPAEANMGLSCGNPTAFASLRPGETVVDLGCGGGLDVLLAARKVGPQGKVIGIDMTPEMLALAQKNAARQGTANVEFHLTTIDRLPLADASVDCVISNCVINLASDKRAVFREMARVLKPGGRLAVSDIALKQPLPAEVGENLLAYVGCIAGAIAMEEYQAGLTDAGFKEVAIIDSGSDLNAYAQVESQAACCSPAMNSQLPVVERGTTRLHTEMRELLSRYNANDYAASVRVYAIKP
- the kdsA gene encoding 3-deoxy-8-phosphooctulonate synthase, whose product is MKTVPNAVAQVGSYRCGGGQPLLLIAGPCVLESKDLSLTIAERLKTLTARLPLQLVFKASFDKANRTSKASYRGLGLDEGLRILAEVRDATGLPVTTDIHESQQAAPAAEVCDLLQIPAFLCRQTDLLVAAARTGKAVNVKKAQFLAPWDMKHVVAKLEQAGCKNVLLCERGTFFGYGRLVNDMRAIPQMQSLGVPVIFDATHSVQEPGGLGGSTGGNRAMVEPLARAATVIGADGLFFETHPDPDRSPSDGPNMVPLDAFGPLLERIVALRRAVESFGA
- a CDS encoding transglutaminase-like domain-containing protein, coding for MLDLARSWRRKPLGLMGLALLLGTIGCGDSSPPTAPAAGSVNPLASDSTWKQEIFENAVDNLHQLDEFQPQQMLERVIEQLNQSVDWKRAVDWRPDPMLAALPETVRQMQLMTLLEDARLTRLDAFHLQETVALQDVSRLAIHGVTDDLERATLLFDWTIRNVPLATAGELGSDAAGQAVRSNHLPYETLFFGRGDIMDRAWLFVLLCRQQGLDAAVLAIPGVEGQPARPWAVGVAIDKKLYLFDPGLGLPIDKADGTVATLEEVAADDSILRRFDLDAEHPYPVTAADVSTLIALVDASPGYLSRRMKVLETKLTGDRKVVLTTRPSEVAERIQSCGHIGDARLWGVPFERLVQRGSPEAAEAFAREFLPYRIDVLPPALRPVAASLQRGRVLHLKGRLAAEEEEDSANKFYQQARLADSEIIAAGLNDAQRLVLQRAKEDASFWLGLVAYERGRFETAADHFQKRTLDEQPRGGRWSAGARYNLGRSLEALEKPAEAAAAFEAAGDDAQQMGNLLRADRLRGGAAKAEATDEKPAEPTAAPESPEGAEDTATEGPPVDDAIPAAAPE